The proteins below come from a single Psychrobacter sp. FDAARGOS_221 genomic window:
- a CDS encoding Dps family protein, with product MSTNQIGLEKKDMSAVIEQLNNLLSTYHIFYINVRGYHWNVKGPHFFSLHEKFEELYTDLQVQIDEIAERVLTLGGTPLHAYSDFAKHSGIQEHKDVFSGEDCVKGVVAGLQELIAEQRKVSAVAEEAEDQGTADLVDDYVQEQEKLIWMYNAFLG from the coding sequence ATGTCTACTAATCAAATCGGTCTAGAGAAAAAAGATATGTCAGCGGTTATCGAACAACTAAATAACCTACTTTCTACTTATCATATCTTTTATATTAACGTTCGCGGCTATCACTGGAACGTAAAAGGTCCACACTTCTTCTCACTACACGAAAAGTTTGAAGAACTGTATACCGACCTACAGGTTCAAATTGACGAAATTGCAGAGCGTGTACTAACGCTAGGCGGTACCCCACTACATGCATACAGCGACTTTGCTAAGCACAGTGGTATCCAAGAGCACAAAGATGTGTTCTCTGGTGAAGACTGCGTAAAAGGTGTGGTTGCTGGCTTACAAGAGCTAATTGCCGAGCAGCGTAAAGTATCTGCTGTTGCTGAAGAAGCAGAAGACCAAGGTACTGCCGACTTAGTTGACGACTATGTACAAGAGCAAGAAAAACTAATCTGGATGTACAATGCTTTCTTAGGCTAA
- a CDS encoding SLC13 family permease: MKEPNNNRSELRPNVVKETDSLDAHIPQDGNEYLFTDTFPKGTVKGLVITAIAAIASILAFNMLPFDVDVNKGLAMLLFIGVLWLTEALHVTITAILVIIVGVAIGIPDFDTKSALSSFASPTIYLFFGGFALAAALHVQRLDEKIALGLISMAGGRLGNAVMLIFAATALLSMWISNTATAAMMLPLAIGMLSQVDREKDRGTFVFVLLGIAYSASLGGLGTIVGSPPNAIAAKALDVSFIDWMKFGLPLTFVLTPLLLGVMYLVLKPNLNVKIDKINKAKIEWTKPRVLTIIVFLATAISWIFGKQLGEYLDISSMDSVIALSAAVAVVSLGLVSWKQVSDNTDWGVLMLFGGGIALSNVLKQSGASLVMGETVANALMTTPLFLVMLVIAAFIIFLTEFASNTASAALLVPVFVAIAEQMGLPTEVLVMIIGIGASCAFMLPVATPPNAIVFGTGLIKQSEMVRVGVVLNIVASLVVACWAYFILL; encoded by the coding sequence ATGAAAGAGCCAAATAATAACAGGTCGGAACTACGGCCTAATGTCGTCAAAGAGACGGATAGTTTAGATGCTCATATTCCTCAGGATGGTAATGAGTATTTGTTTACCGATACTTTCCCAAAAGGAACGGTTAAAGGCTTGGTGATAACAGCCATAGCGGCCATTGCTAGTATTTTGGCATTTAACATGTTGCCTTTTGATGTTGATGTTAACAAAGGCTTGGCCATGCTGCTGTTTATCGGTGTGCTGTGGTTAACCGAAGCCTTGCATGTGACCATTACTGCTATTTTGGTCATTATTGTCGGCGTGGCAATTGGTATTCCTGATTTTGATACCAAAAGCGCGTTAAGCAGCTTCGCGAGCCCCACCATTTATCTGTTCTTTGGTGGCTTTGCGTTGGCAGCGGCGTTACATGTGCAGCGCTTAGATGAGAAGATTGCACTTGGGCTAATTTCTATGGCAGGCGGTCGATTGGGTAATGCGGTAATGCTTATCTTTGCAGCCACAGCCTTGCTATCGATGTGGATTTCTAATACTGCAACGGCGGCAATGATGTTGCCATTAGCGATTGGTATGTTGTCGCAAGTTGACCGTGAAAAAGACAGAGGCACCTTTGTCTTCGTATTATTGGGTATTGCGTATTCAGCAAGTTTGGGTGGACTGGGTACCATTGTTGGTTCACCGCCAAACGCCATTGCTGCCAAAGCGTTAGATGTGTCTTTTATTGACTGGATGAAGTTTGGTCTGCCGCTAACCTTTGTATTAACGCCATTATTATTAGGCGTGATGTACTTGGTTTTAAAGCCAAATCTGAATGTCAAAATTGATAAAATCAACAAAGCTAAGATTGAGTGGACCAAGCCACGAGTGTTGACCATCATCGTATTCTTAGCAACAGCGATTTCGTGGATATTCGGCAAGCAGTTGGGTGAGTATCTAGACATTAGTTCGATGGACTCTGTTATTGCACTTAGTGCAGCGGTAGCTGTGGTCAGCTTAGGGTTGGTGTCCTGGAAGCAGGTTTCTGATAATACCGACTGGGGCGTCCTCATGCTATTTGGTGGTGGTATTGCTTTATCTAACGTGTTGAAGCAGTCAGGCGCATCATTGGTAATGGGTGAGACGGTTGCCAATGCGTTAATGACAACGCCGCTATTCTTAGTAATGCTTGTGATTGCCGCCTTTATTATCTTCTTAACTGAGTTTGCCTCGAATACCGCTTCAGCTGCTTTATTAGTGCCTGTGTTTGTGGCCATTGCCGAGCAAATGGGCTTACCGACAGAGGTGCTGGTGATGATTATTGGTATCGGTGCATCGTGTGCGTTCATGTTACCTGTGGCAACGCCGCCGAATGCGATTGTGTTTGGTACCGGTCTGATCAAGCAGTCTGAAATGGTACGTGTTGGTGTTGTATTAAATATCGTGGCTTCACTAGTTGTGGCTTGCTGGGCATATTTCATCTTGCTATAA
- a CDS encoding AzlC family ABC transporter permease, whose translation MTTHSKDLSSAPASTHDWATGFKKSLPVAMGYLPAGIAFGVLAQVAGIPVWATIMLSVVLYAGAAQYACLPMLSAGLPIGTMASNIAAINLRHIFYGTPLLHALPDNKLAKTYCLFALTDETFSVMTSLPSESRRALILPISLFNQSWWVLAGAIGVMIGTALNDMVPHLDFALVCLFAILAYEQFQSIKRYYPIAIAVIALIIASFFTESWLLLTAITLCTLLILARSAWIERAVNGGGHDQ comes from the coding sequence GTGACAACTCATTCTAAAGACCTCTCTTCAGCACCGGCCAGCACCCACGATTGGGCGACTGGCTTCAAAAAAAGTTTACCCGTTGCCATGGGATATTTACCTGCAGGTATCGCCTTTGGTGTCCTCGCTCAAGTCGCCGGTATTCCGGTGTGGGCAACCATCATGTTAAGTGTGGTGTTATACGCCGGCGCGGCACAATATGCCTGCCTGCCAATGTTAAGCGCAGGCTTACCTATCGGCACCATGGCCTCAAACATTGCCGCCATCAACCTACGTCATATCTTCTATGGCACTCCTCTATTACATGCCTTACCAGATAATAAGTTGGCCAAAACCTACTGCTTATTTGCGTTAACCGATGAGACTTTTTCGGTGATGACCAGTCTGCCGAGTGAATCACGCCGTGCGTTGATACTACCCATCAGCTTGTTTAACCAATCCTGGTGGGTATTGGCAGGCGCGATCGGGGTGATGATTGGTACTGCACTCAATGATATGGTGCCGCATTTAGATTTTGCGTTGGTGTGTTTATTTGCCATCTTAGCGTATGAGCAGTTTCAAAGTATCAAACGCTACTACCCGATTGCCATCGCCGTCATTGCATTAATTATCGCCTCCTTTTTTACCGAAAGCTGGCTGTTATTGACCGCTATTACGCTGTGTACGCTATTAATTCTGGCACGCAGTGCTTGGATTGAGCGTGCGGTAAATGGAGGTGGCCATGACCAGTAG
- a CDS encoding AzlD domain-containing protein — translation MTSSYLILATFAMAGVTFITRALPALIPKRLLDTPWLHRLNESLPLSVMVLLILTSLSYQDLSAKTGLQSAELHLLLAQIGALLMVLLVYHISRQLLVSMIVGIAAVNGFLWLFATLFV, via the coding sequence ATGACCAGTAGTTATTTAATTTTGGCAACTTTTGCGATGGCCGGTGTCACCTTTATCACCCGAGCGCTACCGGCATTGATCCCAAAAAGACTGCTAGATACACCTTGGCTGCATCGACTTAATGAAAGTTTACCGTTATCAGTAATGGTTTTACTTATCTTAACCAGCCTGTCTTATCAGGACTTGTCTGCCAAAACGGGACTACAAAGCGCAGAGCTGCATCTACTACTGGCACAAATTGGTGCGCTGCTAATGGTATTGCTGGTTTATCATATTAGCCGACAGTTGTTGGTTTCTATGATTGTTGGCATTGCTGCAGTGAATGGTTTTTTATGGCTATTTGCGACGCTTTTTGTATAG